Genomic DNA from Prunus persica cultivar Lovell chromosome G1, Prunus_persica_NCBIv2, whole genome shotgun sequence:
cctttcaataggaaaggtcctaaaatttataaataaataaataaaaaaagttcataccagaaaatacccttTCTACAGAAGTTGTAGCAATTGCAAGTACCAATGCCAATGTTATGAGTAAATACACTAATGAATATACTTTATGATTTCCTATctcaactaattttttttgtaagacCAGAAATTCCTTTCAAACCTTGAAACTTGGTATTGGAATGCATATCATCAATATAATTCACAAGTTGAATTTCAAGTGCCATGAGTTGATCAATAGAAAAATTACTTGGGTAGAGTTCAGCAAGGCGTAAGCtaaaaatgaattatttagacTTAAGCATGTCAAGCAAGTGTTAACCTCTGTGAAACGATTCCTTAGCTCTTGAAGTTGCAAATCTATCACATCATAGAAAAGATCAACACGATAGTAATGCAAAAGTTTAATTTGTTGTGCCCTACGCCGTGATCGCTCTCGAGCTACAAACATAATATCAATACTAGGAACTTCAATATTTTGCTTCacaaaaaaggaaggaaactTGCTCTAATTAATAAAGAATCCCATCCAATTCCTCTCATATTTTGCAGGTTTCGCTTGCATATTTCAATTAAATCCATGGCATTCACAATATCTTGATCATCCTTTTGTAAGGCTTGCGATAACTCATTTTTAATTCCAAGTATAATCATTATCAAATGCAAACTGAACACAAAATCAAATGATTGCAGCAACCCTAACCTAATAAATGCTTCATGTTTCTGATTAGTGCCCACTTTATCATATGAATTTCCTATATCCATCAATTATAGATAAAAATATGGTAACAAAGTTAATCAAAGTACCATAGTGTGAGCCCCATCAAATCAAGTATCACATGGATCTTTAACTCCAATTTCTTGATTCATCACATGGACCTTTAACTCCAATTTCTTGATTCAAGCCTTGCCTACTTAAGAGCTCGCCATTGCTAAGTGCTTCAATAACTTTGAGAGCTTGTTTTTCTCGTAAAATGTCAAGATATTTTGATGATGCCCCAACAATATTTAGAAAACTAAGGTGAAGAAAGCACCAGACTATGGTTTTTTGCTAAAGACACAAGAGCCAATTGAAGTTGATAAGCAAAGCAGTGAACATAAAAAGCACATGGACTCTCTTTCATAATAAGTGTTTTCAAACCATTGAACTCTGCATTCATATTACTTGCTCCATCATAACCTTGACCACACAATCGAGATATGCTTAAATGATGTCTAGCAAATAATGCATCGATCGATATCTTCAGTGTGAGAGATGTTGTATTAGCCACATGTTCAATACCAATGAAACATTCAATCACATACCGTTTCTTGTGAACATAACGAAACATAACAAAGATTTGCTCCTTTACGGATACATCACGAGATTCATCAACAAGAATAGAAAACAAGGAATCACCCATATCACTTATAATAGCATCAGTTGTTTCAACTGAAGCAACATTAACAATGTCTTTTTGAATCTTTGGTGATATCAACTTGAGGTTGTCATAAGAATTTTTCAGTGTTACTGCTCTAACTTGTTCATGGTGATAACAAAGGAATTGTAAAAGCTCAAGAAAGTTTCCTTGGTTGCTTGAACTGaacttcaaatatttttctctccttACAATTTGAAAATCCTTCACCAATAAATGCTTCACCACTTCCTTATTCTCCACCATTTGATTTAAACAGATaacaacataaacaaaatgcataatttttttatacactATATTCCAACCAATTAGGAAAATCATCAAACCAAGAAGAGATGAACTGTTGTTTACCATTaccaaatttcttaaaagggaATATATGACTCCTAGGTCCACATGGACCCTTTTGTAGATATGCTCTTTAGATTTGATCTCGAATATATTGTaatctaaaatttgagtttGTAATCCATGATCTAAAGGAAGATATGCCACATTGACTTCCATATAACTTTGTTTTGAACTACCAACCTCCAAAGGAGTTTACGACTCCAGCactgattttcttttaaaattctttttcaTGAATGTTACAAAAATTAATCTATTTAGAATTAATTAACAGGTTAATAGTTAATATCAgccccgatctcttggacccctgtgagtgaccacaaatatcttggacccctgtagtccaagagatcgggactgtagtTAATACATGCTACAACCTatatgtaacaaaaaaaaaagcatatatTATGTATGAAGTAATTTTAAATCAAGTTCacataattttaaataattctACATAATACagattaataaatatattagtgtaagagcatccacaatgggctCCCTAAATCACCTTCTTAGACAAAATTTAGGGAGgatttgaaaaaatacaactccaaccatgctccctatccacctcctaaaataaggagacctctaggagctcctaaatctaaggagagagaaaggacttcTAGtgactccctataatttaacgcctctttatttaattagtatttcaaacctttaattaatgttaattatttttatattattttttaataaagatggaccaattaaaaaagagttatagcatttatgactccctaaactagaAAGCATGattgaagtttaaattttatagagggctcctaaaataacttttatatgtttttagctaaaatttaactaaaaaatagagagcatgattgtggatgctctaaggAAGAGAAGATCAATTACTAACCtagaagaagcaaaagattAATAAACAAAGATGAATTCTCTTTGAATAATTGATGGCATCCACTCATTGGCATTGGTTGCTCTCAAGTATTGAGGatcagaaaaaggaaaaaattcagGGATCTGGATCCTCTGCTATGATATGCTTTATTTTCGTTCAAAACATGAtacctcattaaaatttaatctaagaGATTTAAACTGGACACATCatccacaaaataaaaacccaatttactcttaattaaaaatgaaaaaaaaaacctaacttGACTAACTCCAACTTAacatcagttttttttttcttcttccttccttctCTGTGCGTCCTCCCCCACACCCAAGCCTTGTAACTTTCTTAGAAATTGAACCAAATGATTTGGAATTTGTGGAGGTCAAGTAGCAACAAAGTTTTTTATCCGGCCGTATGCTCCAAAAGATAATTAAAGAAAGCTCAGGATTTCTTTACTATATTTGGTTTCTTTCATGTTTTTATCCaattcatttaatttaattttcctgttgggttttgggttaAGGTTGGCATTCATAATTCTTTTCGTTTTCTTGGATTgcttgaagttgtttgggtgCTCTGATCTTATTTGCTCAGAGTTCAATCATATCTTATATCGACCTATTTCCATGGTTAATATCTTAATATTTAACACCaaacaacaaatataaaaagagtTTTAGTACAAAAACAAGACAGTCTCGCAAATTGTAGAAGGAaaaattagagagagaaaaagaattagGGAAGGAATAGATGGACGACAGCTCAAATTTTGGGGAGAACGTGCAgagaagggaaaaacaaagaaggaaaatagaaCAGTTAGACATGTTAGAGATGTTAGGTTGGAGTAATTGGAGTTAGTCAACTTAGGgtgatttattttcatttttttaattaagtgtaaattgggtttttattttctggatGATGTGTCCGGCTTACATCccttagattaaattttaatgaggtgTTATGTGGAGAACGAAAGTAAAGCAGATTATGGCTGAGAAAATCATAGCAGAGGATCCGGatccaaaatttagagaaAGTGAGAGAAAGGCAGCCTTCACGTAAGTGGCTTTCtagatttctttttaaattaattttttaataagtgGATAAGTGTGTGTGAGCCTTACcactatgtatatatatggataATAAAAACTTGAGGGTGGACATGTCCATACTGGGCATGAGTTGGATCTGCCACTGGTCATGGGtgttttcacacacacactataaGGTGCCATAGTGATTCAAACCTAAGACAACTAGCCTACAAGTCAATGTTCTTTTCTACTTGACTAGACCCCATTGACTAATCactagtttttatttcttgtgtACATGTCATTTTTAAATTGGACTATTGACGGGTGCCTATTATTGTTGGTGCTCATAATTCAGATGATTTATGTATACATGTGTGTGTCGtcgatatttttttttttggtttccttagtttgtttttatttctgtaagtaattgtttctttattatattttaatgatCAAGTTTCTTTCTATGAATTATTCAGAGCAgccaacaaaatatataaataaaaagaaagagtttttcaatttaaacATAGTATATGTCTAATGTTGATACATACCAAATCTTTGTAAGAGACCAAGGAGcccaaaaagagaagaaaaatacccAATAAAGAAGCCCATAAAGTAGTCCAATATCAAAAGTGTTTTGACTCTAGGTTGGACTCGACCTAAGGTTACCATGTTAGGATTTTAGAACTAGGATTCTGGCTTCAAAGTATTTGCGAACCTAACCATAGTACGTTAGGATCGAACATATGACTTGATTTAgcacatcttttttttttttttttggaatcaTAGCATTATGCATATACCTCCTCCTTCGTTGCTTTTCGAACCCACCTTGATAAGATGGTCATTCATGCACAGAACTACACTCATTGTATGAATTAAACTATAACAACTAAGAGTACAAGAATTGAATCTTACATGAGGAAGGTTTATACTCTTTTCAGCACCAAATGCTTTAACTAGAAAATAGGACTAGGTATTTTATAACGTGTATTGCTGTGAGAGTAGGGACCTCAATATATAAGAATACAACGCAAATCAAACCTCTTTTTCCAACCGTGTCCAAAACTGGTGATTTGTCCCCTGAACTTGTACCTAACCTTCAATTTACCTcatatcctttttttaaaatagaaaattaaggatatgaacttTTTTCCCCCTCCAATTTCCCCCTTGCCGTCTAAATCcgcaacatttcatccaatttgctgttaaacatttcatccaatagaaaattcaaataatactctctctctctcttttgcaaGTGCAGACTAGGTTCTGTGGATGGGGGGCAGGAGCAGGGATCTGTTGCAACCGCCGGGGAGAAGGGGAGGGATAGGTCTGGGTCTGGAGGCAAGGGCTGGGGTATGGGTCTCGACTGGGGTATGAGATGCAAATTTAGATGCacatatatatctttttttacaTCTCTTACATGTGAGACCTACatgaaaaaatatgagaaaaagTGGACGAAAGTGGGACCTACAGCAGAAAAGGTGAAAGAAATcaattatacatctttagatTTACATCTTTCCCACTGGAGCAAAAATTACATTTACAACCCTCGAAAGTGTAAAGGAGATGTAAAAATGGCTTTACACTCCCCAAAAATACACTCTACCACTGTGAATGCTTTAAATTGAGCTTTATCCAACATATTGCCCAATCATTGAGGATGGCCTAAGTATATCATttttaagagagagaaacaaaataatgtgTTTGAAAACTCACACGTcactttctttaaaaaaaataaaattaaaaaaagaaaatcgcATGTCACACTGGGCCACCCAACcccacaaagaaacaaaacgcAACCTGAATGAAACTCATCTATCAACTCCAACCCAACGCAACCCAACCCAACGTTCAACTCACGAGGAAACAGCATTAGATTTTAGCTGTTTCTCCTTCTTCGCTAAAACCCTTGTTAACTCTCCCACTCCCCTCCCCTTCTTCCTAAACCCGACTCCACCATTCTCTCTCCCTCGCGCCTCATAATGCAAGCCACTCTCCTCCTCACTCCAACTCCAGGCGCCACCGTCTTCAAATCCCTATTCCCGCCATCTAATGGGCCCCACCACCTCAGACCCCAATTCTCCATCAGAGCCTCCATTTCCGAGACTGCCCAATCTCCACCGTCCATCACCGTGGACTCACCACCGCTGACCCAGAAGCTCAACAAGTTCAGCTCCCGCATCACGGAGCCCAAGTCCCAAGGTGGGTCCCAGGCCATTCTACACGGAGTGGGGCTCTCCGAGGACGACTTGAGCAAGCCCCAGATCGGCATTTCCTCTGTGTGGTATGAGGGGAACACTTGCAATATGCACTTGTTGGGGCTGTCAGAGGCTGTGAAAGAAGGAGTGAGAGAGGCTGGCATGGTGGGCTTCAGGTTTAACACTGTTGGGGTCAGCGATGCTATCTCTATGGGGACTAGAGGGATGTGCTACAGCTTGCAATCTAGGGACTTGATTGCTGATAGCATTGAGACTGTTATGGGTGCTCAGTGGTATGATGGCAATATCTCCATCCCCGGTTGTGACAAAAATGTGCGTAAGTTTTCTGGGTTTAAACTAAAtttatgattattatttttaaaatatatgaagTTAATGGGTTTCCATGTCTTATGTGACGAAGATGTGAgaaagtttctctctctctcagttgGGTTGAactaaatttgttatttttttcgtTTCCTTAGTGATTAATGGGGGTTTTGGGTTCCTTTCTCTTATGTGATTAGATTGTGTTCCTGGGTTTTGGATGAAAATGTGGGCCTTTCTGTTATTCTGTTATTGAGTTTTCTACGATGGCTATTTAAAACTTTTTGAGTGTAACGTGATTTCTTGGTTGATGCTTCTGCTTCTTTTCTGAAATGGGGTACCTGTGcgtgttgagaaaaatgtgagCATTTGACAACGTTTGTATGGGAGCTATATTTGGATGACTGTGTAGGGTCGTTCATTTGTTCGTAGATTAAGCAGAGTGTTTTCTACTAAGAGGCAATTCTATAAATTCAACTTATTACTGTGTTACATCTCGTCACTCATAATGCGCTTTCCTAAGCCATGTGATTTCAGTTGCATCCTTATTAGTCGTAGAGCATTCATAAAGCATATgttttcaattgatttttgTAATGATTGTCCTTTTCTGCACTAGAGATGATGGCATCTTAAAAGTTGAGGTGTTTGAATAACACCCATAAAGATCTAATAATTCTTGGAAGTGGTTTcagttttttagtttttctagaAAAATTGGGTGAGTTTATTAAATCTCATTTACTTAGggcccgtttgataaccatttcaattttagtttttagttttcattttttgtgctagagtatagagtatagatttcagtttttaaattttgttttcccttttgttACTCCTCATGTCCATCTTCCCCTCTCATCTTCCCTCTCAATCTCGTCTCCACTTGCATTCTCACTTtcattctccctctttttcctctatattctagcacaaaaaatgaaaactaaaattgaaatggttatcaaacgggccCTTATTGAATGATAATTAGTGCctacaaattttcaaaattttctcataGAAGTAGCCATTCTGACATCTGCTCTTTTAACCAATATTTCCCCCCTTAATATACAAGGTTGCTTGCCTTAGTGATCATTTTGTTTATGAattatattctctctctctctctctctaagttTACTATCAAAAGAAATTGGTAGGGCAAGGGCCTTCATACAAACC
This window encodes:
- the LOC109946458 gene encoding zinc finger MYM-type protein 1-like — its product is MVENKEVVKHLLVKDFQIVRREKYLKFSSSNQGNFLELLQFLCYHHEQVRAVTLKNSYDNLKLISPKIQKDIVNVASVETTDAIISDMGDSLFSILVDESRDVSVKEQIFVMFRYVHKKRYVIECFIGIEHVANTTSLTLKISIDALFARHHLSISRLCGQGYDGASNMNAEFNGLKTLIMKESPCAFYVHCFAYQLQLALVSLAKNHSLVLSSP